In Alphaproteobacteria bacterium, the genomic window ATCTGCCTTACTAACATCGGCATGGCGAAACTCTTCTGCTAACACCAATTGTGCAAGCTCGGCCAGTGACCCTGCCATTTCCACGCCGGTGGGGCCGCCACCTACCAATATAAAAGTGGTATGGCGTTTTTGATCACTAGGGCTTTTTGCATTTTCAGCCTGTTCAAACGCCCGTAAAATGTGACTTCGTAAAGTGGTAGCATCATGCAATGTTTTCAGGCTGTGACAGTACTGCTCCCACTGATCATTGCCGAAGTAGTTATCTCTCGCGCCTGTCGCGATCACCAGATAATCGTAGGACACCTCACCCACACTGGTAGTCACTGTTTGTGATTGACTGTTAATAGCACGAACTTCCGCCATGACGGTACGGATATGCTTGTCGTTTTTGAAAAGCTGACGTACAGGCACAGCAATGTCAGAAGGGGAAAGTGCCGCAGCAGCCACTTGATAAAGAAGGGGCTGGAAAAGATGGTGGTTTTGTTTGTCAATTAAAGTGACATCCATATCCTTTGTGCAAAACTCTTTTGCGGCGGCAAGCCCTCCGAAACCTGCACCAATAATCACAATATGAGGTTTTGTGTCCATTCTAGTTGGTACCTTTCAACCATATTCTAGCTTCAGCTTCTTTATCCATTTTGAAAGTTTTAATTTCAACATTAAAAAGTGGTGACATCATCCGTGCATGCTCATCTGCTCAATAAATTGCTCAACTATCTGTGCAGTTTTTTTTATCCATGGCTCAAAGGATAATTCACTTACTCTGTTCA contains:
- a CDS encoding NAD(P)/FAD-dependent oxidoreductase, whose product is MDTKPHIVIIGAGFGGLAAAKEFCTKDMDVTLIDKQNHHLFQPLLYQVAAAALSPSDIAVPVRQLFKNDKHIRTVMAEVRAINSQSQTVTTSVGEVSYDYLVIATGARDNYFGNDQWEQYCHSLKTLHDATTLRSHILRAFEQAENAKSPSDQKRHTTFILVGGGPTGVEMAGSLAELAQLVLAEEFRHADVSKADIILLEGSNKILGGFPDDLSQAALLSLKEKGVDVRLNTRVEDIDADGVTANDTAIDASCVIWCAGVKASPIAKWLDCEISTERDGRVHVSDCLSLPQQDKIYIIGYAAFAFNKDVKSYPGVAP